In Plasmodium relictum strain SGS1 genome assembly, chromosome: 4, a single window of DNA contains:
- the P230 gene encoding 6-cysteine protein, putative, translating to MRKHFFLIFLVYIIIKKHNIGSNEILKKDASTFRLLHDESFVKHLNNINTTKKERKKNGVISSLRKPKNLFEKNDRIERKTKGIIQNENFTQTKLFSQKLIEKFRNEVINKIKKNTYINRVSNDYKDNKGTIKHIEFKKTTIKGKFYKFFSETIKNKFFILIREKMYHFKEVYSRYTESKLTKEKENKKKTNPLKSFLMKYMMKFLYIHNQSFGKINKYNFLVTHFTSFNDLNISINKNFMFKKQRILIEYNLLKKYLLKYGKKGENENKHEGKNEEEYYEYDSEDYEDEDEDDDDEETYEEYEDSEEEYRNNKIYENNKMEYGYNKKYGNDKIEYGHNKKYGNDKIEYGYNETHENKKVEYGDNKKYKQYFTKKENAIEAMEDNFEDYETSKEREIITSLEDDLEVVDDTVESGYETTEDGDLSILETNFDNYSSSNTNKEYVCDFTEKIKPVEEESKVKKCKFQIEEPLVKVKIICPLKDSDEKKFESIEYFPKKAPYVVLTKEVSKLKEKKISELIYGVIVPSKNNEKKNNFDQGSIEFILPPLVQKKTVFYFICDNSKTNEDSKKGDRGVAEITIEPYGKLVKGCNYSDVNKNFFTKNLDIKKSEHPCYFQLNSGEIGGMIFPSNTKSTTCFEEMIPYINSAKWNKEKKSITQLINNSVIYNKEMNEQYFNVKYVSIPASFKDNLNLFCTFTLDDDKVHLVYVSINQELNFSVFELFDSFVKINKTIQLATETEGKNEYTCDFTDKLDKVLENERKILICRKSLKEFDKITMKCNKNKEKYKDMEVIPKSLKDRNEVVQFNLNAQYYLLKKYMNFNLRNNKLINDYPPYFIFPFYKIAKDEFTNNPFLQSYKNIGLFEGTTSTDGLVKLFSFLDTQEAVAINEKIRYLNINVNDSDDNTLEVTFQVPPYIDSNEPFYFMMGCDNNKGEGNTGIVELLISKNQEIIKGCNFHEVKIDYFTKNIEAGTNECTVDAYVNDIIGFNCLKTTYDDDVDPTDISLDPDECFKKVYKDDSKTEINDIMEGAQIYNITDKKTPVFLKIPPHDLSVDTEISCKCNLKSQEKVIKINIKKRDTEKEKEEIKKKAINQDNMYICEHRDFIKPKEMKLSNQNIEHTCEIEAKDFLNYVEVFCPPNEHSIYSNINISYTTKKPKDVSELKPFNEKELDTIVPYAEVLNKTEELILLYSKEKVDLSHFYIFFPFYIKEDTELNIICDNSATQYNDKKGDKLIYHIEIPKRTKKIKGCSFKDKKSEMFENEVDGNNCVIDVAPKDIVGFACPSGTIKLTSCFKDVVVDNSLINIIRVLYLENNLASYTYSHKFNYIEIPSLVDKDISFKCICVDLKKDYNVNFTLSSDITDTIFDKLGIKYDEYQGNYVSGETYKNYKSVYLSNRPSRIVQLFNNVEKKITENAGDPESIFEKLDTSEIGESKSYKKNGFEKTYIEEDGHDIWEDMYDEKLEETIATDIKSLEISPSDMYVLQVNVKAPKIIKSTKINDKSYMCDFSKKSLIIPDPSKKGELTDVHCYSVLKPLDTLYVKCPTDNAKYTIAKDKVSEDDDEDDKHVISLIDEGEVDAPEDALNDGTFGDMFGKIKLKPDDFFEKVMKESDDSIKDIHEVLPGSIFTTMKVIKKKNPFDSYAALVIPPVVLQDTHLKVECNNNEYKVSENVAGFNGIIHLDIAKSEHKIKGCDFSDESSKILTTGMKIEESQVKECPIEINKNEAFGIICDSTTTLDPEKCFYEVYDKGSKNKKFVDLISNVNIYTIHNSKKKIAYAKAPLDYVNKLIFSCSCKKSDSTKGTMKVTLNKDEMELEDMKSVKAVVHNNVNLCNFYDNPELSFESNPDKVLVCKMEPGLFSEVLVQLPIFGDDNTDNEEYKKFSIQPEFVKGEDIKIILDDKKELHINEALKGVFGNRHFKFEKSKKSGQGFSFFVPPIFESLNLKLIINEKPDSSPLKQRGIVYILIKKNIEESSLKLCDFTTGSNSLTDAIPPSKEKECNIKIKKGDIFGIICPKGFSLIPEGCFSNVILEYYKSSPDDNEDIEYISKMKYNLKPKEVIELLDEDHKELEDIQNLSGYSNVTEMLNFHNYNIGNLPLDYKKYYTASYSKVPDTFNSIINFSCNCYNPENNVFGTMVIQTENSDFEGLKAKKKVKRDTVLPYRDENIISEGHEDNILKYSTSHRCDYTNESLFDLIDGKTQKNICKIDAKSLDVITIKCPHTKNLVTKELPPAPDQEDRKLTITLDDKEFITYTDEEKNTFSLKDVYVKNFHGITTDELKNLGKLDSDWDDNHVFYPPKALDDVIIDNKIVKLREKLPGVLFLKVKIDEEVKTTHLPTDGISRFLIPPYIKEDLSFQIFCGKSTSNKPKKNNTSLGIVQVNISANKNLIDGCDFINPEKSPNSIFSHNKNLKNPLICDISLIPNRTVGINCPHKQLKPESCFEETYYVNEEELGESADAFNDSPKEKITNIIKNAITITNVEDKENTYSYLILPTSFREGIDIKKVFICTCDSNIIKMKIEESAMTMNISPKTGQELCTYDHKTKIATCNIMESMDASTLKENSVIEYIANLSRWDKLIIKYPTTEKANYEKIFVNPLNLKAKVLFKNQPINIENILPGSIASDKYDSRTKINEYTLRIPPFVPKPVNFTIEFNNSLTSTVQNQNKVFGTIARVHINVSEGYKEINGCDFTGKYQDLFSYSYKPKPNQNKECTITIGNNNFSGFACLSHFEIKPDNCFNYIYDNNARKKVKKLTEISSNAEHDFIKQNSLGYSLSYITFNNEKKKLDFSCKCVSNYSTYTINVLFEPDYELSLYQPRAIIKYVDLKENSLTKHLR from the coding sequence atgagaaaacattttttccttatatttttagtatatataataataaaaaaacataatataGGTTCTAACGAaatcttaaaaaaagatGCATCTACTTTTAGACTTTTACATGATGAGAGCTTCGTAAAGCatctaaataatataaatacaacaaaaaaagaaagaaagaaaaatggAGTTATTTCAAGTCTCAGAAAAcctaaaaatttatttgaaaaaaatgatagaATAGAAAGAAAAACTAAAGGGATTATccaaaatgaaaatttcaCACAGACAAAATTGTTCTCCCAAAAACTAATAGAAAAGTTTCGTAATGaagttataaataaaataaaaaaaaatacatatattaataGAGTATCAAATGattataaagataataaaggCACAATTAAACATATAGAATTTAAGAAAACTACAATAAAAGggaaattttataaatttttcagcgaaacaataaaaaataagtttttCATACTTATTAGGGAAAAAATGTATCATTTTAAAGAAGTGTATTCAAGATATACAGAATCAAAATTGAcgaaagaaaaagaaaacaagaaaaaaacaaatcCTTTAAAATCATTTCTAATGAAATACATGATGAAATTcttatatattcataatcAAAGTTTTGGaaagataaataaatataattttttagttaCACATTTTACTAGTTTTAATGATCTTAATATTTCAATTAATAAGAATTTCATGTTTAAGAAACAAAGAATTTTAATTGAATACAActtactaaaaaaatatcttttaaagTATGGTAAAAAAGGGGAAAACGAAAATAAGCACGAAggtaaaaatgaagaagaataTTATGAATATGATAGTGAAGATtatgaagatgaagatgaagatgatgatgatgaagAAACATATGAAGAATATGAAGATAGTGAAGAAGAATacagaaataataaaatatatgaaaataataaaatggaatacggatataataaaaaatatggaaatgataaaatagaatatggacataataaaaaatatggaaatgataaaatagaatACGGATATAATGAAACacatgaaaataaaaaagtagaaTATggagataataaaaaatataaacaatatTTTACAAAGAAAGAAAATGCAATAGAAGCAATGGAAGATAATTTTGAAGATTACGAAACAAGTAAAGAACGAGAAATAATAACATCATTAGAAGACGACCTAGAAGTAGTTGATGATACAGTAGAAAGTGGATATGAAACAACAGAAGATGGAGATTTAAGTATACTAGAAACAAATTTTGACAATTATTCATCAAGTAATACTAATAAAGAATATGTTTGTGACTTTacggaaaaaataaaaccaGTAGAAGAAGAatcaaaagtaaaaaaatgcAAATTTCAAATTGAAGAACCACTAGTTAaggtaaaaattatatgccCTTTAAAAGATtcagatgaaaaaaaatttgaaagcATTGAGTATTTCCCTAAAAAAGCTCCTTACGTTGTATTAACTAAGGAAGtatcaaaattaaaagaaaaaaaaatttctgaATTAATTTATGGTGTCATTGTACcatcaaaaaataatgaaaaaaaaaataactttgaCCAAGGATCCATTGAATTTATATTGCCACCATTAGTACAAAAAAAAACcgttttttatttcatatgtGATAATTCAAAAACTAATGAAGATTCTAAAAAAGGAGATAGAGGAGTAGCAGAAATTACTATAGAACCATATGGAAAACTTGTAAAAGGATGTAACTATTCAGATgttaacaaaaatttttttacgaAAAATCTTGACATAAAAAAGAGTGAACATCCATGCTACTTCCAACTAAATAGTGGTGAAATAGGAGGAATGATATTTCCATCTAACACGAAGTCAACTACTTGCTTTGAAGAAATGATTCCTTATATAAATTCTGCAAAAtggaataaagaaaaaaaaagtataactCAATTAATTAACAATTCtgtaatttataacaaagaAATGAATGAGCAATATTTTAATGTTAAATATGTTAGCATACCTGCAAGTTTTAAGGATAAtcttaatttattttgtaCTTTTACATTAGATGATGATAAAGTACATTTAGTTTATGTAAGCATTAATcaagaattaaatttttcagTATTTGAACTTTTTGATTCTTtcgtaaaaataaataagacGATTCAACTAGCAACTGAAACTGAaggaaaaaatgaatatactTGTGATTTTACTGATAAACTCGATAAAGTACTTGAAAATGAaaggaaaatattaatttgcAGGAAAAGTTTGAAAGAGTTTGATAAAATTACTAtgaaatgtaataaaaataaagaaaaatataaagacaTGGAAGTAATTCCTAAAAGTCTTAAGGACAGAAATGAAGTTGTTCAGTTCAACTTGAATGCGCAgtattatcttttaaaaaaatacatgaattttaatttaagaaataataaattaataaatgattatccaccttattttatttttcctttttataaaattgcAAAAGATGAGTTTACGAATAATCCTTTTTTACAAAGTTACAAGAATATAGGTCTATTTGAAGGAACGACATCAACAGATGGATTggtaaaattattttcctttttagaCACTCAAGAAGCAGTGgcaattaatgaaaaaatccgttatttaaatataaatgttaaTGATTCTGATGATAACACCCTTGAAGTAACTTTTCAAGTGCCACCTTACATAGACTCAAACGaaccattttattttatgatgGGTTGTGACAATAATAAGGGTGAAGGCAACACAGGAATAGTAGAATTACTCATTTCAAAAAAccaagaaataataaaaggaTGCAATTTCCACGAAGTAAAAATTgattattttacaaaaaatattgagGCAGGTACTAATGAATGTACTGTTGATGCATACGTTAATGATATTATTGGATTCAATTGTTTAAAAACTACTTATGATGACGATGTAGATCCTACAGATATAAGCCTAGATCCTGATGAATGTTTTAAAAAGGTATATAAGGATGATAGTAAAACAGAAATTAACGATATAATGGAAGGTGCTCAAATTTACAATATTACTGACAAAAAAACCCCAGTATTTCTAAAAATACCTCCTCATGACTTAAGTGTAGACACAGAAATTAGTTGTAAATGTAATTTAAAATCTCAAGAAAAggtaattaaaataaacattaaaaaaagagacactgaaaaagaaaaagaagaaataaaaaagaaagctATTAACCAAGATAACATGTATATCTGCGAACATCGCGATTTTATAAAACCTAAAGAAATGAAATTATCAAATCAGAATATTGAGCATACCTGTGAAATTGAAGCAAAAGATTTCCTTAATTATGTAGAAGTATTTTGTCCTCCTAATGAGCATTCAATTTAtagtaatattaatatatccTATACTACAAAGAAACCGAAAGATGTTTCAGAATTAAAAccatttaatgaaaaagaattagATACTATAGTACCTTATGCAGAagtattaaataaaacaGAGGAACTAATATTACTTTACAGTAAAGAAAAAGTAGACTTGTCtcacttttatatattctttccattttatataaaagaagatacTGAGTTAAACATTATATGCGACAACAGTGCTACACaatataatgataaaaaaggagataaattaatttatcataTTGAAATTCCTAAAagaactaaaaaaataaagggtTGTTcttttaaagataaaaaatcaGAAATGTTCGAAAACGAAGTAGATGGAAATAATTGTGTTATTGACGTAGCTCCAAAGGATATAGTAGGATTTGCATGCCCAAGTGGAACTATAAAATTAACAAGTTGTTTTAAAGATGTGGTTGTTGATAattctttaattaatattattagagTGCTTTAcctagaaaataatttagccTCTTATACTTATAGtcataaatttaattacatAGAAATACCATCTCTAGTAGATAAAGACATATCTTTCAAATGTATTTGTGTAGATTTGAAAAAGGATTATAATGTAAATTTCACATTAAGTTCAGACATAACAGATACAATTTTTGACAAATTGGGAATTAAGTATGATGAATATCAAGGCAATTATGTAAGTGGTGaaacttataaaaattataagagTGTATATTTATCTAACAGGCCAAGTCGAATAGTTCAACTTTTCAATaatgtagaaaaaaaaataacggAAAATGCAGGAGATCCTGAGAGTATATTCGAAAAACTTGATACATCTGAAATTGGTGAATCTAaatcatataaaaagaatGGATTCGAAAAAACATACATAGAAGAAGATGGACATGATATATGGGAAGACATGTATGATGAAAAGTTAGAAGAAACCATAGCAACCGATATTAAAAGTTTAGAAATATCTCCTTCAGATATGTACGTATTGCAGGTTAACGTAAAAGCACCTAAAATAATTAAGTctacaaaaataaatgataaaagtTATATGTGtgatttttcaaaaaaaagtCTAATAATACCAGATCCCTCAAAAAAAGGAGAATTGACAGATGTCCATTGTTATAGCGTACTAAAACCATTAGATACTCTTTATGTAAAATGCCCAACAGATAATGCTAAATATACTATTGCAAAAGATAAGGTGTCAGAAGATGATGATGAAGATGATAAGCATGTTATTTCACTCATTGATGAAGGTGAAGTAGATGCTCCAGAAGATGCATTAAATGATGGTACTTTTGGAGATATGTTCggtaaaattaaattaaaaccAGATGATTTCTTTGAAAAAGTTATGAAGGAGTCAGATGATTCTATAAAAGATATTCATGAAGTTTTACCAGGTTCCATATTTACCACTatgaaagtaataaaaaaaaaaaatcctttTGATTCTTATGCTGCTTTAGTTATACCTCCTGTTGTTTTACAAGATACTCATCTGAAAGTAGAGTGcaataataatgaatataaagtGAGCGAAAATGTCGCAGGTTTTAATGGAATAATTCATTTAGACATAGCGAAAAGTGAACATAAAATTAAGGGATGTGATTTTTCTGACGAAAGTAGTAAAATTTTAACTACAGGAATGAAAATAGAAGAATCTCAAGTAAAGGAATGTCCTattgaaattaataaaaatgaagcaTTTGGTATAATATGTGATAGTACTACTACTTTAGATCCagaaaaatgtttttatgaAGTATATGATAAAGgctcaaaaaataaaaaatttgttgATTTAATTTCCAACGTAAATATTTATACTATACATAAttctaagaaaaaaatagcaTATGCAAAGGCTCCTTTAGattatgtaaataaattaattttttcatgcTCCTGCAAAAAAAGTGATAGTACTAAAGGAACAATGAAAGTTACATTGAACAAAGATGAAATGGAATTAGAAGACATGAAATCTGTGAAGGCAGTAGTACATAATAATGTGAATTTATGTAACTTCTATGACAATCCTGAATTATCCTTTGAATCAAATCCAGATAAAGTACTTGTATGTAAAATGGAACCAGGGTTGTTTTCAGAAGTACTAGTACAGTTACCTATATTTGGAGATGATAATACAGATAATGAAGAGTATAAGAAATTTTCAATACAACCTGAATTTGTTAAAGGAGAAGatatcaaaattattttagacgataaaaaagaattgcATATTAATGAAGCATTAAAAGGAGTATTTGGAAATAGGCAttttaaatttgaaaaaagtaaaaaaagtGGTCAAGGTTTCAGCTTCTTTGTTCCACCTATCTTTGAAAGCCTTaacttaaaattaattattaacGAAAAACCAGACAGCTCTCCGCTAAAGCAAAGAGGGatagtatatattttaataaaaaaaaatatagaggAAAGTTCCTTAAAACTTTGCGACTTTACAACGGGAAGTAATTCTTTAACAGATGCTATTCCTCCAAGCAAAGAAAAAGAATGTaatatcaaaataaaaaaaggagaTATCTTTGGTATTATATGCCCTAAGGGATTTTCTCTAATTCCAGAAGGATGCTTCAGTAATGTAATCTtagaatattataaaagttCTCCAGATGATAATGAAGATATTGAGTATATTagtaaaatgaaatataactTGAAACCAAAAGAAGTAATAGAATTATTAGATGAAGATCATAAAGAACTTGAAGATATCCAGAATCTTTCAGGTTACTCTAATGTTACAGAAATgttaaattttcataattataatataggAAATTTGCCTCttgattataaaaaatattatactgCATCATATAGTAAAGTACCAGATACTTTTAATAgcataattaatttttcgtGCAATTGCTATAATCCAGAAAATAATGTATTTGGAACAATGGTTATACAAACAGAAAATAGTGATTTTGAAGGCTTAAAGGCGAAGAAAAAAGTTAAGAGGGATACCGTACTACCTTATAGAGATGAAAACATTATAAGTGAAGGACATGaagataatatattaaaatattcaacCAGTCACAGATGTGATTATACCAATGAATCtttatttgatttaattGATGGAAAAactcaaaaaaatatatgtaaaatagATGCTAAGTCCTTAGATGttataacaattaaatgCCCACatacaaaaaatttagtAACTAAAGAACTACCACCTGCTCCTGATCAGGAGGATAGAAAATTGACTATTACCCTTGATGATAAGGAATTTATTACTTATAcagatgaagaaaaaaatacattttccTTAAAAGATGTTTAtgttaaaaattttcatgGAATCACTAcagatgaattaaaaaatctaGGAAAACTGGATTCTGATTGGGATGATAATCATGTATTTTATCCACCAAAAGCTTTAGATGATGTAATTATAGACaataaaatagtaaaattaaGGGAAAAATTACCAggagttttatttttaaaagtaaaaattgaTGAAGAGGTTAAAACAACTCATTTACCTACTGATGGAATATCTAGATTTTTAATACCTCCATATATAAAGGAAGATCTCagttttcaaattttttgtGGAAAATCAACATCAAATAAGCCcaagaaaaataatacatcTCTTGGTATTGTTCAAGTAAATATTTCtgctaataaaaatttaatagatGGATGTGACTTTATTAATCCTGAGAAAAGCCCCAATTCTATCTTTTCACATaataagaatttaaaaaatcctCTTATTTGTGATATTTCTTTAATACCTAACAGAACTGTAGGAATAAATTGTCCTCACAAACAATTAAAACCAGAGAGTTGCTTTGAAGAAACATATTATGtaaatgaagaagaattaGGAGAATCAGCAGATGCATTTAATGATTCACCCAAAGAGAAAATAactaatataattaaaaatgctATTACTATTACTAATGTGgaagataaagaaaatacatattcatatttaattttaccAACATCATTTCGAGAAGgtatagatataaaaaaagtttttatttgtaCATGTGAtagtaatattataaaaatgaaaattgaAGAAAGTGCTATGACAATGAATATATCCCCCAAAACAGGACAAGAATTATGCACATATGATCATAAAACGAAAATTGCAACTTGTAATATAATGGAAAGTATGGATGCATCTACATTGAAAGAAAATTCTGTTATTGAATACATTGCTAATTTATCAAGATGggataaattaataataaaatatccTACAACTGAAAAAGCTAATTATGAGAAAATCTTTGTTAAtcctttaaatttaaaagcaAAAGTTCTATTTAAAAATCAACCGATAAATATTGAGAATATTTTACCAGGAAGTATAGCATCAGACAAATATGATTCAAGAACAAAGATCAATGAATATACTTTAAGAATACCACCTTTTGTTCCTAAGCCAGTAAATTTTACTATTGAATTTAATAATAGTCTTACGTCAACTGTTCAAAATCAAAATAAAGTTTTCGGTACTATTGCTAGAGTGCATATAAATGTTAGTGAAGgttataaagaaattaatgGATGTGACTTTACAGGAAAATATCAAGATTTGTTTTCATATTCTTATAAACCTAAGCCTAATCAAAATAAAGAATGCACTATTACTATaggtaataataatttttctggATTTGCTTGTTTAAGTCATTTTGAAATTAAACCAGATAattgttttaattatatttatgataACAATGcaagaaaaaaagttaaaaagtTGACTGAGATATCTTCAAATGCTGAACATGattttataaaacaaaattccTTAGGATATAGTTTATCTTATATCACCTTTaataacgaaaaaaaaaaacttgaTTTCTCTTGCAAATGTGTCTCTAATTATTCTACTTATACAATTAATGTATTGTTTGAGCCAGATTATGAACTTTCATTATATCAACCAAGGGCTATTATAAAATACGTAGacttaaaagaaaatagttTAACCAAACATTTACGCTAA